One region of Triticum aestivum cultivar Chinese Spring chromosome 6B, IWGSC CS RefSeq v2.1, whole genome shotgun sequence genomic DNA includes:
- the LOC123137753 gene encoding 50S ribosomal protein L19, chloroplastic translates to MAAAATAAAATGTLLPHALLNHRSPPPPQLLALSSSFRRLSLSTSHRRNTHLVAHADAGAAEPEPATEPAPEGEPVAASADSEEGEAEGAVALAEEEEEPAPRPKPIKFGEIIGILNKQFIEEAEKVKVLPDLKPGDIIELRMQRPNKRRLSLFKGIIIAKHKSGVHTTIRVRRIIAGVGVEITFPIYSPRIKEIKVIRHKKVRRAKLYYLKYKLPRFSTFK, encoded by the exons atggccgccgccgccaccgccgccgccgcgaccgGCACACTTCTTCCCCACGCACTATTAAATCaccgctcgcctccgccgccgcagctcctcgcgcTGTCCTCCTCCTTCCGCCGCCTCTCCTTATCCACCTCCCATCGCCGGAACACCCATTTAGTCGCCCACGCAGACGCCGGCGCCGCAGAGCCGGAGCCCGCGACCGAGCCTGCTCCTGAGGGCGAGCCTGTCGCTGCCTCTGCTGACTccgaggagggggaggcggaggGGGCTGTCGCAttggcggaggaagaggaggagccggCGCCGAGGCCCAAGCCGATTAAGTTCGGTGAGATCATCGGG ATTCTGAACAAGCAGTTCATCGAGGAGGCTGAGAAGGTGAAAGTGCTTCCGGATTTGAAGCCCGGTGACATTATCGAGCTTAGAATG CAACGTCCAAACAAGAGGAGATTGTCTCTCTTTAAGGGTATAATCATTGCAAAGCACAAATCTGGTGTTCACACCACGATCCGCGTCAGGAGGATTATTGCCGGTGTTGGAGTTGAAATTACATTCCCCAT ATACTCACCAAGGATCAAGGAGATCAAAGTAATCAGACACAAGAAGGTGAGGAGGGCAAAGTTGTACTACCTGAAGTACAAGCTTCCCCGTTTCTCAACCTTCAAGTGA
- the LOC123137754 gene encoding vesicle-associated protein 2-1 produces MVGGALISVYPDDLTFLFELDKPCYCNLKVVNNSEHHVAFKVKTTSPRKYFVRPNASVVQPWDSCTITITLQSQKEYPPDMQSKDKFLIQSTRVAASTDMDEIPPDTFNKEADKVIEEMKLKVVYTLPSGSSDDSGVTSSANRSFKQGGDDLSMLKNASIEEIQTIQRLKDERDNNLQQNQQMQRELDMLRRRRSRKGDAGFSLTFAAFAGIIGLLVGLLMSLIFSSPPATA; encoded by the exons ATGGTGGGAGGAGCGCTGATCTCGGTCTACCCGGACGACCTCACCTTCCTCT TCGAGCTGGACAAGCCGTGCTACTGCAATCTCAAGGTGGTGAACAACAGCGAGCACCATGTCGCCTTCAAG GTCAAGACGACGTCTCCGAGGAAGTACTTCGTCCGGCCGAACGCCAGCGTCGTCCAGCCGTGGGATTCTTGCACGATAACAA TTACCCTACAGTCGCAGAAAGAGTACCCTCCAGATATGCAATCCAAGGATAAATTCTTGATTCAGAGCACCAGGGTGGCTGCCAGCACCGACATGGACGAAATCCCCCCTGACACA TTCAACAAGGAGGCTGATAAGGTGATTGAGGAAATGAAGCTCAAGGTTGTCTACACATTGCCCAGTGGAAGCTCAGACGACTCTGGTGTCACATCTTCAGCAAATAGGAGCTTCAAGCAGGGTGGCGACGATCTCTCG ATGCTGAAGAATGCAAGCATTGAAGAG ATCCAGACAATACAGCGTCTGAAGGACGAAAGGGATAACAATCTTCAGCAAAATCAGCAAATGCAACGTGAACTG GACATGCTGAGGAGGCGTAGAAGCCGCAAAGGCGATGCTGGTTTCTCTTTGACCTTTGCTGCTTTTGCTGGGATCATAGGTCTCCTGGTTGGGCTCTTGATGAGCCTCATCTTCTCTTCCCCACCAGCGACTGCTT